The nucleotide window GGGTTGGTGTTCTCGGGCACGAGCCCGTCCGGCGATCTGGTAGAGGCGATCGAACTACCGAACCACCCGTGGTTCGTGGCCGTGCAGGCGCACCCGGAGTTCCTCTCCAAGCCGACCAAATCGCACCCACTGTTCCGCGACTTCGTCGGCGCCAGTTTGGCCCGCCGGCTCGGTAAGAAGCCCGTCGCGGTGGTTATGAAATAGAGCAAGTAGATGAGCCACGAAGGATCGCAAGGGTTCATCTGCTTTGGCCTCTTAACCCTCAGGTTATGCCACAAGTTGGGGTTGACCCGTCGTGTCGGCACGGTTGACGTGTAAGTCCGGCAAGGAGGGCCATGATGACCGATACATTTCCGGCGGCGGGGTTTGGGTCGATTCATTTTGGTAATGTCGATCTGGGCGACGCGCGGGTGAACCGGCGGTTGGCGACGTTGGCCGACCTGTTGGTGGCCAGCGGAGCCGAGAGTCTGCCGGACAAGTTCGCCGACCCGGCCGATTACCGGGCGTTCAACCGCCTCGTGGGCCGTCCCGAGGCGACCCACGAGGCGGTCACCGCACCGCACCGGGCGCACACGCGAAATCGCATGCGCGCCCATACGGGTGCGGTGCTGGTGCTGCACGACACCACCGAACTGGATTACTCGGGCCGGGCGTTGCCGCGCATGGGGCCGATCGGCAACGGGCACGGCACCGGTTGGGAGTGCCACAACAGCCTGGCCGTGGACGCGGGCTCCGGGGCGGTCCTGGGGTTGGCCGCCCAGATCCTGCACCGGCGCCCGCCGACCCGATCCAACCGGGGCGAGACCAAAGCCCAGAGGCGTCAGCGGCAGGACCGCGAGAGCCGACTGTGGGTGACGGGGTTAGAGGCCGTGGGCCCGGCCCCGGACGGGCGGCACTGGGTGCATGTGAGCGATCGTGGGTCGGACACGTTCGAGTACCTATCGGCGCTGGTCACCGGGGGGCACCGGTTCGTGGTCCGGTCCCGGCACGACCGGGTGCGATCGGATGAGGCCACATTGCACGCCCACCTGCGGGCGTTGTCGGCGGTGAGCGCCTGGTCTGGGGAGGTGCGGTGTGGCCCGCACGGGGGCTCGACCCGCACCGCGGACCTGTCGGCGGCCGGGGTGCGCGTCGAGTTGCCGGACCCGTCCGGTTCGGCCCCGGCGTTGGGGGTGTGGGCGTTGCGGGTGTGGGAACCGAACCCGCCGGACGGTGTCGACCCGGTGGAGTGGTTCCTGCTCACCGATCGGGCCCTGGACACGGCCGCGGGGTTACGTGAGGTGGCCGGTTGGTATTGTCAACGGCCGATCATTGAGGAGTATCACAAGGCTCTCAAGAGCGGGTGCGGCGTGGAGGAGTTGGGGCACCGCACTCCGGAGACGTACTTGTTTAGCGCGCCGGTAGTAGCACAGGGCGAGGTAGGAGCCGGTTGCCGAACCATCGCAACGTTTGGCTGATGTGATCCACGACCGAGAGGGTCCGGCGGCGGCACGTCTCGAACACGGACATCAACACGCCTTGCGCCTTCGCGCCCGCGGCGGTCCGGTTCCCGCCCCACACCTTGCGGTTCACAACCGCGGGGCGAATCGCCTGCTCGGCCTTCCAGTTGGTGGGCTCGACCCGCGGGTCGAACACGAATGTAAACCACTGCTCGAAATGGTTCCACAGGTGCTTCGCCAGCGTCACGTACGCCGGCACCGCCCGCGGTCGCGTCACCAGTTCCAGCAGGCGGTCGTCGAACTGCGACCGTGCGCGTCCCGTTGGTCGTCGGTCCACGTCCCCGGCGCGTACTCATTCCGCCAGTGGATCGCCTCGGTGAACCGCGCGATCACCTGGCGCGGGAACCGCACGGCCCCGCGGGTCCCCCGCTCCAGCAGTTCCCGCGCGCGGCGGAGCACATGGGCCAGGCACTGCTGGTGGATCGCCCCCTCGAATCGCTCGTAGGAGGCGAACCCGTCGTGGCTCAGGACGCCCGACCAGTCCGCCCCGATCACCCGCTCCAGGGCGTCGGCACTGCGTTTCGAGTCGACGCCGTAAGCCGTGGCCCGGTCGGCGACCCACGCGTGGAGCCAGGCCGGGTGCCCTCCGATCCGCCAACCCGTCTCGTCGGCCGCAATCTGCTCGGACGCCCGCACCTCGCCGAGGATCAGGTGGTAGTCCGGCTCCAGCCGCGTGGCGGCCCGTAGGCCGATCTGGGCGCTGGCCCCGCGCGTCAGCGTGATGCCGAACAGGGTCTCGAAGACCGACGCGACCTTGCCGTGCGACAGCCCCATCTGGGTGTGCAGGAGCGCCGCCGCGGTCTGAGCGTCCGGGCCGACCTGGCTGGCCGCCGCGCCCAGGGCGTCGGACGTCTGGAGCGGGTGCCGGCCCTGGGTCCGCTTCCCGCACGCCTCACAGTGCCCGATGTGGATACGGAACTTGCGGATCAGCGGCTGGCGTGGGATCTCGGTCTGGAACTGTTCGGCCGTGCCGGTCTCGACGAGCCGGCCCCGGCAGTGCGGGCACGCGTCGGGGAGGTCGGCCTCGTGGCACTCGGCGACCTGTTCGGGTGGGGGCGGCGAGCGGTGACCGTGCTTGCCGTGGACATCGCCCGACTTGCGGCCGGGTGGCTTCGGGTTCGGCTTGGGCGGGCCCTTGCGGAACGGAGCGGCCTGCCGCTTGCCGGCGCGCGTGGCCTCGTCCAGCCGCCGGGTCAGTTCGGCGACCTGGGCCGTGAGTTCGGCGACTTGCTTGGAGAGGTCCCGGCAACCGGGACACACGAGCTCGTCCATACCGCGATGTTACCAAATCGGCCACCGATCCGCTGCACCCCCGCTGACAGGAGCGCTAAACAAGTACCCGGAGACGTTGTCCGCGGCGGTGGGGGGGCTGAGCGTGGTGGCGGTGGGCCTGCTGGGCCTGCGGGACGCGGCCCGGGACTCGACCCAGAGCGCTCAACCGGCGGCCCCACTGGTGGGAGCCACCGCGGTCGAGGCGCTGAGCATCTGGCGCACCGGGCGGTCCGAGCCCAACTGGTCCGTGGGGGCGTTCGTGCTGGCGCTCGGGCGATTGGGCGGGCACATGAACCGACGACGGGATGGAGTGCCCGGCTGGCTCACCCTCTGGCGCGGCCTTCGAAAGCTCACCCCCATGATCCACGTACTCAAAAAGGCAAGGCCAACTTGTGGCATAACATGAGCTCTTAACCCCAATACCGTTCAATCGGGGGTTTACGACAGTAGGGCTTCCAAGCAAGCTGGTGTTTACCACAAATAGGCCATTCACCATGCCCGCTCTCGATCATAAAGTGCCTTCTGGTAACGACTTGATGAGCCCGAGGTGCCGAGGAAATGATGATCCTATGCTCCACATTTGATCGTTTCGTGAATGGTAGCCCCATTAGCGTGATGGCTCGGGCGGCCGTCGAACATGCCCTTTGTGCGTCCGCCCTGGATGAACTATTCGACCGCACCGCCGAGCGAGGTTATATACCCTACCCGGCCAGCACTGTACTTTGCGCGAAGTTATAGCACTACAGCGCTACTTTGACCTAACTGTAGATTTTGCCGGCCGTTTCGGCTTTGGCGTTCTTGGTATTTTGCGCGTTCGTGGCTGAACGACGCGTCGTTGTTTGGACGCGGTGGCGGCCCGATTGCGGCGCTGGTGGTACGCGATGACCTCCAACACCCAGACCCGTGTCGTGGTCTCCCGGGCCCGCTCGAGCCACTCGCGGCTCAGTAGGGCCAGGGCCCGGCACACCTGCTCCGCGGTCACCTGGGGATTTTTCCCCCCGCAGTTGTTGGGTGTGTTCGGCCACGAACCCGAGCATGGCCACGCACAGACCCAGGTGCCGCCGCAGGGCCACATAGTTGCGGCCCTCGAAGTGGGTGAACCCGAGCTCCGATTTACAGATCCGGAACACGTGCTCCACGGCCGCCCGGCGGAACCCGACTCGGACCAGGGCCTCGGCCGTGGACCCGACCGGGGCGTTGGACACCAGGAACTTCTCCTCGCCCGTCTGGTCGCTGCACGCCCACACCAACCAGTACGGACCCGGCGACCAACCGGCCGCGCCCGAGGCCCACACCCGGACCCGCTTGGCCCGCCACACCTGGTCCTCGGCGGTGGCCCGGGACAGGCGCAGGATCTGCCACTCCTGGGACCGGAATGCGCCCGCCTGGCGGACCACGTCCCGGGCCTCTTGGCCCTTCACCCCGGGGACCGGTTGGGCCCCCGAGCGGGCCACCACGCGGCACGAGAACGTGGACGGCACCTCGCCCACGAACGCCTGCGTGCGGTCGTCCAGGCCCCGCAGGAGCTCGGGGCTCTTGCCGTACTCGCTGTCGAACGTGAGCCAATCCAGGTGCACCCCATTGGCCCGGGCCCGGTCCACCTGTTCCAGGGCCATGCGCCACTTGGGCCGGTGCACCACGTCGTCGGGAATACCCGCGGACCGGCACCGCGAGCGGTCCTCGGACCAGTCGGCCGGCAGGTACAGGTCGGCGTCCAGGAGGGCCCGGTACGAGCCCCGGGTGACACCCAGGTGCACGGTCACGATGCCGTTGTCCACCTTGCCCACGCACCCCAGGTACTGGCGACCCACCCCGGGTGTCTTGGTCCCTTTCTTGACCGCGCGGGTCTCGTCGATGAGCCCGACCGTGCCGGTGTCGGCGCCCGATTCCGCGAGCAACACGCGGGCGATCCGCTTCGGCACGTCGTGTCCCAGGGCCGCATGGCCCCACTGGTGATCCCGGAGGAACTCCTGGAGCGTTCGCACCGGGGTGCCCGCGGCCAAGGCCACCGGCTCGGCCGTCTTCCGAGGCAGGTCCGATAGCAACCCGCGGGAGTACGTGCGCAGGTGCTCGAACGTCGGGGCCGATCGGACGTGGGCTCGGAAACCCTCCAGGAACGTCGCCAGCGCCGGGCCCAGGGCCTCCAGTTGAGCTCCCGTCATCGCATCCCTCCTCAGTGCCGGGAAGCTATTTTAGTTCAAATCAACGCACTACTTGCGACTTTTAGCGCTGTAGTGCTACCACCCCATAAGTCAACTGCGTAAGTCCTACTTGCTTCTTGGGTGCGACGAATTCGCCGGACTCGCCGCGCCGGATTGAGTGCGCTTCACACCGGCGTGGCCCCCGCCGGCGGGCGGTACAGCTTGAGCGCGTGCCCGCACACCTCCACCGCGCCGACGAGTTCACTGCACAGATCGCGCAGCGCCTTCCACAGCGCCGCCGACTCGTAGTGTTCCACCTCGGCCGGGATGTGGTCCAGCAGCGCCCGCGAGCACACCACCACGAGCCGGTCCTGAACGCGCGAGAACGCCACGTTCGCCCGGTTCAGGTTCAGCACGAACCCCGCGTTGGCCGCGACCGCGGTGGGGTCGCTCACCGTGCCGGACACGATCACCGTCGGACGCTCGCCCCCCTGGAGGCGCTCCA belongs to Gemmata obscuriglobus and includes:
- a CDS encoding IS66 family transposase, encoding MTRPRAVPAYVTLAKHLWNHFEQWFTFVFDPRVEPTNWKAEQAIRPAVVNRKVWGGNRTAAGAKAQGVLMSVFETCRRRTLSVVDHISQTLRWFGNRLLPRPVLLPAR
- a CDS encoding IS701 family transposase; this translates as MTGAQLEALGPALATFLEGFRAHVRSAPTFEHLRTYSRGLLSDLPRKTAEPVALAAGTPVRTLQEFLRDHQWGHAALGHDVPKRIARVLLAESGADTGTVGLIDETRAVKKGTKTPGVGRQYLGCVGKVDNGIVTVHLGVTRGSYRALLDADLYLPADWSEDRSRCRSAGIPDDVVHRPKWRMALEQVDRARANGVHLDWLTFDSEYGKSPELLRGLDDRTQAFVGEVPSTFSCRVVARSGAQPVPGVKGQEARDVVRQAGAFRSQEWQILRLSRATAEDQVWRAKRVRVWASGAAGWSPGPYWLVWACSDQTGEEKFLVSNAPVGSTAEALVRVGFRRAAVEHVFRICKSELGFTHFEGRNYVALRRHLGLCVAMLGFVAEHTQQLRGEKSPGDRGAGVPGPGPTEPRVARAGPGDHDTGLGVGGHRVPPAPQSGRHRVQTTTRRSATNAQNTKNAKAETAGKIYS
- a CDS encoding IS4 family transposase, with amino-acid sequence MTDTFPAAGFGSIHFGNVDLGDARVNRRLATLADLLVASGAESLPDKFADPADYRAFNRLVGRPEATHEAVTAPHRAHTRNRMRAHTGAVLVLHDTTELDYSGRALPRMGPIGNGHGTGWECHNSLAVDAGSGAVLGLAAQILHRRPPTRSNRGETKAQRRQRQDRESRLWVTGLEAVGPAPDGRHWVHVSDRGSDTFEYLSALVTGGHRFVVRSRHDRVRSDEATLHAHLRALSAVSAWSGEVRCGPHGGSTRTADLSAAGVRVELPDPSGSAPALGVWALRVWEPNPPDGVDPVEWFLLTDRALDTAAGLREVAGWYCQRPIIEEYHKALKSGCGVEELGHRTPETYLFSAPVVAQGEVGAGCRTIATFG
- a CDS encoding IS66 family transposase: MDELVCPGCRDLSKQVAELTAQVAELTRRLDEATRAGKRQAAPFRKGPPKPNPKPPGRKSGDVHGKHGHRSPPPPEQVAECHEADLPDACPHCRGRLVETGTAEQFQTEIPRQPLIRKFRIHIGHCEACGKRTQGRHPLQTSDALGAAASQVGPDAQTAAALLHTQMGLSHGKVASVFETLFGITLTRGASAQIGLRAATRLEPDYHLILGEVRASEQIAADETGWRIGGHPAWLHAWVADRATAYGVDSKRSADALERVIGADWSGVLSHDGFASYERFEGAIHQQCLAHVLRRARELLERGTRGAVRFPRQVIARFTEAIHWRNEYAPGTWTDDQRDAHGRSSTTACWNW